One part of the Glycine soja cultivar W05 chromosome 11, ASM419377v2, whole genome shotgun sequence genome encodes these proteins:
- the LOC114373139 gene encoding protein OCTOPUS-like: MTSKTDGFTTCHRHPSTPVTGFCASCLRERLAGIDSSSADSPELRRTKSFSGRTADAPSSSAAPEPRRRSCEVGLPPLGGLLSDPFNVADKNKKPPNRTAEICSGPAGVGTGENEGGNAVRVSGDDDGEGKTMKEFIDLELRDKKNTGRDFRDIAASFRDAASVFSKGLMKWRRKENPKRNRNNDGASAGVGSVEKLGLRTLHETQSEVGEYGFALGRRSCDTDLRLSVDDSRFSFEAPRASWDGYLIGKAFPRVSPMVCVGDRVLLEEEGEESLENGEECCPGGSAQTKHYYSDWHWRRRSFDRSNSRKKPLMGDVDELRVISNAKVSPASTELFYGAKVLITENDLRDANLKTSNSVLSDSVMESASKDDACDAAYGDGQKGLNRFHKWGKWWCKLGIVQRRREDRLGEGEYAGGGDMVNKPIAESWQKLRRVVNGQASESVCEKLIRSHSVCCRDPCRTVGLANGFVGSETKGHVFNGRQKFMLQRNRSVRYSPSNADNGLLRFYLTPLKSYRRSRSGKTSLKSSNPTARSFF; this comes from the coding sequence ATGACTTCCAAAACGGACGGTTTCACTACCTGTCACCGTCACCCTTCCACACCCGTAACCGGTTTCTGTGCCTCCTGTCTCCGCGAACGTCTCGCCGGCATCGATTCCTCCTCCGCCGACTCGCCGGAACTCCGCCGCACCAAGTCCTTCTCCGGCCGCACCGCCGACGCTCCATCCTCCTCCGCCGCCCCGGAGCCCCGCCGCAGGTCCTGCGAGGTCGGACTGCCGCCGCTGGGCGGCTTGCTGTCTGACCCCTTCAACGTTGCCGACAAGAACAAGAAGCCTCCGAATCGGACAGCTGAGATCTGTTCCGGCCCCGCCGGCGTCGGAACCGGAGAGAACGAGGGCGGCAACGCGGTTAGAGTTTCTGGCGATGACGACGGAGAGGGGAAGACGATGAAGGAGTTCATAGATCTCGAATTGCGGGACAAAAAGAACACAGGGAGAGATTTCAGAGACATCGCTGCGAGTTTTCGAGATGCGGCTTCCGTTTTCAGCAAGGGATTGATGAAATGGCGACGGAAAGAGAATCCGAAGAGAAACCGCAACAACGACGGCGCCAGTGCCGGCGTTGGTTCGGTCGAAAAGCTAGGGTTGAGGACATTGCATGAGACGCAATCGGAGGTCGGAGAATACGGTTTCGCGTTAGGTAGAAGATCGTGCGACACTGATCTGAGGTTATCCGTGGACGATTCGCGGTTTTCGTTCGAAGCTCCTCGAGCTTCTTGGGACGGTTATTTGATAGGGAAAGCGTTCCCTAGGGTTTCCCCAATGGTTTGTGTTGGTGATAGGGTTTTGCTTGAAGAAGAGGGAGAAGAGAGTTTGGAGAATGGTGAAGAGTGTTGTCCTGGTGGTTCAGCTCAGACTAAGCATTACTATTCAGATTGGCATTGGAGGAGAAGGAGTTTCGATAGGTCGAATTCGCGTAAGAAGCCGTTAATGGGGGATGTTGATGAATTGAGAGTGATATCTAATGCTAAGGTTTCCCCTGCCTCCACTGAGTTGTTCTATGGGGCAAAGGTATTGATAACTGAGAATGATTTGAGGGATGCGAATTTGAAAACGTCCAATAGTGTTCTATCTGATAGTGTAATGGAGTCTGCTTCTAaggatgatgcttgtgatgctGCATATGGGGATGGCCAAAAGGGATTGAACAGGTTTCACAAGTGGGGTAAGTGGTGGTGTAAATTAGGGATAGTGCAGAGGAGAAGAGAAGATAGGTTGGgagaaggagagtatgctggtGGTGGTGATATGGTTAATAAGCCAATTGCAGAGTCTTGGCAGAAGCTAAGGAGGGTGGTTAATGGACAAGCAAGCGAGTCGGTTTGTGAGAAGCTTATTCGTAGCCATAGTGTTTGTTGTAGAGATCCTTGTAGAACGGTGGGTTTAGCCAATGGCTTTGTGGGTTCTGAGACTAAAGGCCATGTTTTCAATGGAAGGCAGAAGTTTATGCTTCAGAGGAACCGGAGTGTTAGGTATTCACCAAGTAATGCTGACAATGGCTTGTTAAGGTTCTATTTGACACCCTTGAAAAGCTATAGGAGAAGCAGGTCTGGAAAGACTAGCTTAAAGAGTTCAAATCCAACAGCCAGAAGTTTCTTTTGA